From the Clarias gariepinus isolate MV-2021 ecotype Netherlands chromosome 3, CGAR_prim_01v2, whole genome shotgun sequence genome, one window contains:
- the aktip gene encoding AKT-interacting protein, which yields MSTFWSTSMNASRKRSESEKQDGPGEQKASPARPPFGKKQLPTIPKNAVPVTKASSPAAATQATNGTHASYGPFYLEYSLLAEFTLVIKQKLPGIYVQPSYRSALMWFGVIFIRHGLYQDGVFKFTVYIPDNYPDGECPKVVFDIPVFHPLVDPVSGELDVKKAFTKWRRNHNHIWQVLMFARTIFYKINSVDPLNPEAAVLYDKDIQLFKSKVVDSVKLCNSHLFDQPKIDDPYAISFSPWNPTVHEEAKEKMFAHKRRPEDQPKGLQVSGLSWVKPGSTLPFSKEEYPLQT from the exons ATGAGTACGTTCTGGAGCACGTCGATGAACGCCAGTCGCAAG AGATCCGAGAGCGAGAAGCAGGATGGTCCAGGTGAGCAGAAAGCCAGTCCAGCTCGTCCTCCCTTTGGAAAGAAGCAGCTTCCCACCATCCCCAAGAATGCAGTTCCAGTCACTAAAGCATCGTCGCCAGCTGCAGCGACGCAGGCTACCAATGGCACACATGCCTCCTATGGGCCATTTTACCTGGAGTATTCCCTTCTCGCAGAGTT taCGCTGGTGATAAAGCAGAAACTTCCAGGCATCTATGTCCAGCCTTCTTACAGATCAGCACTGA TGTGGTTCGGTGTGATTTTCATCCGCCACGGCTTGTACCAGGATGGGGTTTTTAAATTCACAGTGTATATTCCCGATAACTATCCTGATGGAGAGTGTCCT AAAGTGGTGTTTGATATCCCGGTGTTCCATCCGCTCGTGGACCCGGTTTCTGGAGAGCTCGATGTAAAGAAGGCGTTCACCAAGTGGAG ACGAAACCATAACCACATCTGGCAGGTGCTAATGTTCGCCAGGACAATCTTTTACAAGATTAACTCTGTGGATCCGCTCAACCCTGAGGCTGCTgtatt ATATGACAAGGATATTCagctttttaaaagtaaagtagTCGACAGTGTGAAGCTATGCAACAGCCACCTTTTTGACCAGCCCAAGATCGATGATCCTTATGCAATAAG CTTCTCTCCATGGAACCCGACTGTGCACGAAGAGGCGAAAGAGAAGATGTTCGCGCACAAA AGACGACCTGAAGATCAACCCAAAGGGCTCCAGGTGTCAGGATTGTCGTGGGTGAAACCTGGATCCACTCTGCCGTTCAGTAAAGAGGAGTATCCACTCCAGACCTGA